GTCTGTTCAGACTACCAAAACTTGACATATAAGCTTATCTTTTATTTCTTCTCTTCCTGTTCCTTTTTTTCTTCCGTTTGAGGCTTTTCCAAATCTTTGAATATGATTTTTAGTTGGCGTTTCATCGTTCGAAGGTCGTGACTTAATCCGAAAAAGTCAGCAAAAAACTGTGTTGTTTTAATTATCCGCTTTTTTCCTGCACCTTCTCGGACTATTAAATCCATTTCTTCTAGCTGTTTTAGATGACCATAAGAGTGATGCCCTCTAACATCAACAACATGAGTCTGAAAGATTGGTTGCCTAAAAGCAATATATGATAATGTTTTCAGGGGTCCAGCAGATAGCAGGGGTCTTGTGGCGAGTTTTCTGACTTTTCCTGTGTAATCAGATTTTAGTTGCATTACAAACCTTTCGCCTTCTACTTCTAGAATTTCAATGGCTGTTTCGCGGTTTGAATAGTTTTCAACTAATTTTTTTGCTAGTTTTCTAACCTTTTTTTTCGAACGTGTTCCGGCTACGTTTGCTAATGTTCGTAAATCAAGGGGTCTACCTGATACATACAGGGCAGACTCCATTAGAGCTAGTTGATGTTTTCTTTTTTCTTTTTTCGCTTCTTCTTGTTCTTCCTCAGACGGGCTCGGTTCGTTTGTCGTCAAATATTGGGTCTCCTATGACAGTTATGTACAGTTCTTCGATTTCTTCTTCTTGCCACAGGCCTACTTTTCCTCGTTGGGCAAGAAACAGCAGAATGATGAAGGTTTTAACTACCTCAATCTGTTCCAATCCTGCAGTAAGCTTAGAGAATGCTAACAGTTCTCCGGTGCCTACCATTTGACAAAGTTGCTCGTATAGTGTTTTCATGTGGTCTTCGATTTGTAGTAGATACATGTCCAATGGGGGAAGAATTTCTGGGGTCGGCAAGATTGGTTCAGGAAGTTTTGGTGGCCGCATGCTTTCACCCTTGAGGACTTCATCTAAAACGTTAAGCAGGTTGTCTATTGTGGTTGAGGAAAGTTCGTATCGTAGGGGCAAGAACAATGGTGGCGGAACAAATTCTGGCATGTTTTTAGGGGGTGGCAGTGGCTCTTCCAGTTTTAGTAGTAGTTTGGTTTTTTTGAGGTAAATTGTACTTGATGAGTCCAATGCCATTCCTGAGGCCCTGAAGTCTACTTCTCCGAATTCTTCCATTTCATCCAAGAACATGTTCAAAAGATAAGAAATGTTAACGTCCCATGGTAGCACTTTTTCTAGTCTATGAATTTCAAAGAGTATGTTCAGTGGTGGTTGAAAATAGAAAGGTTTTTTCATTTTTTGGACCATTTAAGCTGTCACCTCTTTAATTTTTGCTGATACTACGTGAGAGTAACCACTGCGTTCATAGATTCCCCAGACTTTGTTTGCTTTGCTGACCATTTCTGGCTTCAGAGTAATGGCAACAAACTGGGATTTATCTGACAGTTCAACAAAAAGGTCACCTAGTCTTGAAACGTGAAAAGCATCAAGGTGGGCATCAATTTCATCAAACACATAAAATGCTGTGGGCATAAAGTCTTGAAGGGCAAAAATAAACGCAACAGCAGAAACTGACCGCTCTCCGCTGCTTGCGCCGCTGACAAGGATGGATGCTTTGTTTCTAAACTGGACTTGCATGTCCATTCCTCCAGCGAAGGGGTCTTCAGGATTTTCAAGGACAAGAGATGCTTCTCCTCCCCCTGTTAGTTTTCCAAAATATTTTCGGAAGCTGTTATCAATTTTTTCGAAAGCTTCCATGAACACTTTACGTTTCTTCTTTTCGATTTCTTCCATAAATGCGAGAATTGACTGTTTTTCTTTCTCTAGTTCATTCATTCTTACAGACAATTCTTTGTACCGTGACGCCTGTTCAGCATAATGATCCAAAGACAACTGGTTTACCGCACCCAACCTGCTTAATTCTAGGCGTAACTGCTTAAGAGACTTTTCTGCCGTTTCCAGTTGTTTTTGAGAGATTGGTATAGGTTCATCATGACCTAATTCCGCTAATCTGTCATTAAGCTGTTCCAGTTTCATCTGGTTTGTTTGAAGCGTGAATTGCAACTGATTATAAAGTCTGTCTGAGCGATCATAAATGGAATCTAATTCTCTTAATCTTTTATCTAAATCATCCAGTTGAACAGTATATTTTTTTGACTCCTCTTTTGCGTTCAATACTGTTCGAGAAAGTTCTTCTTTGGTATTTTCTAACTCCACAACTTCTTTTTCCAAAGCAATTTTTTCTTTAATTGATGCATCAACTTCGTTTTCTACAGTAGCAATTTGTTGTTTAATTTTTCTCTGCTGAATTCGAATATTATCTGCACTAACTTTCAAAACATTTCCAAAGGTTGAATCTAGGGTTGCAAGTTTAGTTTCCACACTGCCCATTTGTTGACGAACTGTAATCAGTTCTTCTCCAATTTTTTCTCGCTGAATTTCCATTTCCTGAATCTGGGTAGTATCAGTTTTTTTACGC
The Candidatus Bathyarchaeum sp. genome window above contains:
- a CDS encoding SMC-Scp complex subunit ScpB encodes the protein MTTNEPSPSEEEQEEAKKEKRKHQLALMESALYVSGRPLDLRTLANVAGTRSKKKVRKLAKKLVENYSNRETAIEILEVEGERFVMQLKSDYTGKVRKLATRPLLSAGPLKTLSYIAFRQPIFQTHVVDVRGHHSYGHLKQLEEMDLIVREGAGKKRIIKTTQFFADFFGLSHDLRTMKRQLKIIFKDLEKPQTEEKKEQEEKK